A window from Streptomyces sp. NBC_00335 encodes these proteins:
- a CDS encoding methyltransferase domain-containing protein has product MGAHAEVRDVRETAHAAQVRELTAAGALEDPRWRAAFTAVPRHVFVPYYYTGRGAGHERLWAEDPDPELRARWLRGVYTDAPLATRLRDGELVSSSSQPSLMAKMLDALDVRDGDNVLEIGAGTGYNAALLCHRLGDGLVTTVDLDEEITESARAHLDRLGYHPAVVTGDGARGCPARAPFDRILVTCTIPLIPPAWLGQCRPGARILAPLSTGLIALTVRDAGFAEGRFLHTSAYFVPLRGATAAPPGTYGMPQGIPYELVENERFQFMLVLTSGALHPREALDLWRREDRPARERFGVTVGEAGQWSWLDDPQGPYVWPLGEAGAT; this is encoded by the coding sequence ATGGGCGCACACGCCGAGGTACGCGACGTGCGGGAAACCGCGCACGCCGCCCAGGTACGGGAGCTGACCGCCGCCGGGGCGCTGGAGGATCCGCGCTGGCGGGCGGCCTTCACCGCCGTGCCCCGGCACGTGTTCGTCCCGTACTACTACACCGGCCGCGGCGCCGGACACGAGCGGCTGTGGGCCGAGGACCCGGACCCCGAGCTGCGGGCCCGCTGGCTGCGCGGGGTCTACACCGACGCCCCGCTCGCCACCCGGCTGCGCGACGGCGAGCTGGTCTCCTCCAGCAGTCAGCCCTCGCTGATGGCGAAGATGCTGGATGCCCTGGACGTGCGCGACGGGGACAACGTGCTGGAGATCGGCGCGGGCACCGGCTACAACGCGGCCCTGCTGTGCCACCGGCTCGGCGACGGGCTGGTCACCACCGTGGACCTGGACGAGGAGATCACCGAGTCGGCCCGCGCGCACCTGGACCGGCTCGGCTACCACCCGGCCGTGGTCACCGGCGACGGGGCGCGCGGCTGCCCCGCCCGCGCCCCCTTCGACCGGATCCTGGTGACCTGCACGATCCCGCTGATCCCGCCCGCCTGGCTGGGCCAGTGCCGGCCCGGGGCCCGGATCCTGGCCCCGCTGTCGACCGGGCTGATCGCGCTCACGGTGCGGGACGCCGGGTTCGCCGAGGGCCGCTTCCTGCACACCTCCGCCTACTTCGTGCCGCTGCGCGGGGCCACGGCCGCGCCGCCGGGCACGTACGGGATGCCGCAGGGGATCCCGTACGAGCTGGTGGAGAACGAGCGCTTCCAGTTCATGCTCGTGCTGACCTCGGGCGCGCTGCACCCGAGGGAGGCGCTGGACCTGTGGCGGCGCGAGGACCGGCCGGCGCGCGAGCGCTTCGGGGTGACGGTCGGCGAGGCGGGGCAGTGGTCCTGGCTCGACGATCCCCAGGGGCCCTACGTGTGGCCCCTGGGGGAGGCCGGAGCGACATAG
- a CDS encoding protein phosphatase 2C domain-containing protein, producing the protein MVSGPSGWSDPHGTPPAPEGPYTAPPQGRHPADTTPYGAGAQGPGSAGGPGYDGYDAYGTPGPGEHASPYDHPAQQGHRPGGEAPYGGSQGPGPGHEAPYGSSAPQGGNPESGTPYGSSAPQGDTPAGEAPYGSPAPQGGNPEGEAPYGSGPAGQGHGPGGEAPQGAAPQGEAGGKTCVACRAGRVDTDGYCEHCGHAQPRERDHLEEELGSVAAVSDRGLRHHRNEDSFAVAATALPDGSAATVAIVCDGVSSASRPDEASAAAAGAANEALLDALPRGAHPQEAMHEAILAAAAAVNALAPEVPGAQNAPACTLVGAVVSRGLLTIGWVGDSRAYWVPDDRAALPRRLTEDDSWAAQMVAAGLMGEAEAYADVRAHAITGWLGADAYDLEPHTATFKPDHDGVVVVCTDGLWNYAESARDMAQVLPHDAAVRPLHSAQVLVGHALDGGGHDNVTVAVVPFAATPPTPPAGAAGPAAPQAQA; encoded by the coding sequence CTGGTGTCGGGCCCCTCCGGCTGGTCCGACCCCCACGGCACGCCTCCGGCCCCCGAGGGCCCGTACACCGCACCCCCTCAGGGCCGGCACCCGGCGGACACCACCCCCTACGGGGCCGGCGCCCAAGGCCCGGGTTCCGCGGGCGGACCGGGTTACGACGGCTACGACGCGTACGGCACCCCGGGCCCGGGAGAGCACGCCTCCCCCTACGACCACCCCGCCCAGCAGGGGCACCGCCCCGGCGGCGAAGCCCCGTACGGCGGCTCCCAGGGCCCCGGCCCGGGACACGAAGCCCCGTACGGCAGCTCAGCCCCGCAGGGCGGGAACCCCGAGAGCGGCACCCCCTACGGCAGTTCCGCCCCGCAGGGGGACACGCCCGCCGGCGAAGCCCCGTACGGCAGCCCCGCCCCCCAGGGCGGGAACCCCGAGGGCGAAGCCCCGTACGGCAGCGGCCCCGCGGGACAAGGCCACGGCCCCGGGGGCGAAGCCCCCCAGGGCGCCGCCCCGCAGGGGGAGGCCGGTGGGAAGACCTGTGTGGCCTGCCGCGCCGGGCGGGTGGACACCGACGGGTACTGCGAGCACTGCGGCCACGCGCAGCCCCGCGAGCGGGACCACCTCGAAGAGGAGCTCGGGAGCGTCGCCGCCGTCAGCGACCGCGGGCTGCGCCACCACCGCAACGAGGACTCCTTCGCCGTGGCGGCCACCGCGCTGCCCGACGGCTCCGCCGCCACCGTGGCCATCGTCTGCGACGGCGTCTCCTCCGCGAGCCGCCCCGACGAGGCCTCCGCGGCCGCCGCCGGAGCCGCCAACGAGGCCCTCCTCGACGCCCTCCCCCGCGGCGCCCATCCCCAGGAGGCCATGCACGAGGCGATCCTGGCCGCCGCCGCCGCGGTGAACGCCCTCGCCCCCGAGGTGCCCGGCGCCCAGAACGCCCCCGCCTGCACCCTGGTCGGCGCCGTGGTCAGCCGTGGCCTGCTGACCATCGGCTGGGTCGGCGACAGCCGCGCCTACTGGGTCCCCGACGACCGCGCCGCCCTGCCCCGGCGCCTCACCGAGGACGACTCCTGGGCGGCCCAGATGGTCGCGGCGGGCCTGATGGGCGAGGCCGAGGCCTACGCGGACGTCCGCGCGCACGCCATCACCGGCTGGCTCGGGGCCGACGCGTACGACCTGGAACCGCACACCGCCACCTTCAAGCCCGATCACGACGGCGTGGTCGTGGTCTGCACCGACGGCCTGTGGAACTACGCCGAGTCCGCGCGCGACATGGCCCAGGTGCTTCCGCACGACGCCGCCGTCCGGCCCCTGCACAGTGCGCAGGTCTTGGTGGGGCACGCCCTCGACGGCGGCGGGCACGACAACGTCACCGTGGCCGTCGTCCCCTTCGCGGCCACCCCGCCGACCCCGCCCGCGGGCGCCGCGGGCCCCGCCGCCCCGCAGGCCCAGGCCTGA
- the ettA gene encoding energy-dependent translational throttle protein EttA — MAEFIYTMRKTRKAHGDKVILDDVTLNFLPGAKIGVVGPNGAGKSTVLKIMAGLEQPSNGEAYLSPGFTVGILMQEPKLDESKTVLENVQDGAADIMAKLKRFNEVAEEMATDYTDALLDEMGKLQEVLDHANAWDLDAQLEQAMDALGCPPGDWPVTNLSGGEKRRVALCKLLIEAPDLLLLDEPTNHLDAESVNWLEQHLSQYKGAVVAVTHDRYFLNNVAEWILELDRGRAHPYEGNYSTYLEKKATRLKVEGRKDEKRQKRLKEELEWVRSNAKGRQTKSKARLARYEEMAAEADKMRKLDFEEIQIPPGPRLGSIVVEVNNLNKAFGDKVLVDDLSFTLPRNGIVGIIGPNGAGKTTLFKMLLGLEEPDSGSVKIGETVKISYVDQSRANIDPKKSLWAVVSDELDYINVGQVEMPSRAYVSAFGFKGPDQQKAAGILSGGERNRLNLALTLKEGGNLLLLDEPTNDLDVETLSSLENALLEFPGAAVVISHDRWFLDRVATHILAYEGESKWYWFEGNFESYEKNKVERLGADATRPHRATYKKLTRG; from the coding sequence TTGGCTGAGTTCATCTACACCATGCGCAAGACGCGCAAGGCGCACGGCGACAAGGTGATTCTTGATGACGTCACCCTGAACTTCCTGCCCGGCGCGAAGATCGGTGTGGTCGGCCCGAACGGCGCCGGTAAGTCCACCGTCCTCAAGATCATGGCGGGGCTGGAGCAGCCGTCCAACGGCGAGGCCTACCTGTCTCCCGGCTTCACCGTCGGCATCCTCATGCAGGAGCCGAAGCTCGACGAGTCCAAGACGGTCCTGGAGAACGTCCAGGACGGCGCGGCCGACATCATGGCCAAGCTGAAGCGCTTCAACGAGGTCGCCGAGGAAATGGCGACCGACTACACCGACGCGCTGCTGGACGAGATGGGCAAGCTCCAGGAAGTCCTGGACCACGCCAACGCCTGGGACCTCGACGCCCAGCTGGAGCAGGCCATGGACGCCCTGGGCTGCCCGCCCGGCGACTGGCCCGTCACCAACCTCTCCGGTGGCGAGAAGCGCCGCGTCGCGCTCTGCAAGCTGCTGATCGAGGCCCCGGACCTGCTCCTCCTCGACGAGCCCACCAACCACCTCGACGCCGAGTCGGTGAACTGGCTGGAGCAGCACCTTTCGCAGTACAAGGGTGCCGTCGTCGCCGTCACCCACGACCGGTACTTCCTGAACAACGTCGCCGAGTGGATCCTCGAACTCGACCGCGGCCGCGCCCACCCGTACGAGGGCAACTACTCCACCTACCTGGAGAAGAAGGCCACCCGTCTCAAGGTCGAGGGCCGCAAGGACGAGAAGCGCCAGAAGCGCCTCAAGGAAGAGCTCGAGTGGGTGCGGTCCAACGCCAAGGGGCGTCAGACCAAGTCCAAGGCCCGCCTCGCCCGCTACGAGGAGATGGCCGCCGAGGCGGACAAGATGCGGAAGCTGGACTTCGAGGAGATCCAGATCCCGCCGGGCCCGCGTCTGGGCTCGATCGTGGTCGAGGTCAACAACCTCAACAAGGCGTTCGGTGACAAGGTCCTGGTCGACGACCTGTCCTTCACGCTGCCGCGCAACGGCATCGTCGGCATCATCGGCCCGAACGGCGCCGGCAAGACCACGCTCTTCAAGATGCTCCTGGGTCTGGAGGAGCCGGACTCCGGTTCCGTCAAGATCGGCGAGACCGTCAAGATCTCGTACGTCGACCAGAGCCGCGCCAACATCGACCCCAAGAAGTCCCTCTGGGCCGTCGTGTCGGACGAGCTGGACTACATCAACGTCGGCCAGGTCGAGATGCCGTCGCGCGCGTACGTCAGCGCCTTCGGCTTCAAGGGTCCGGACCAGCAGAAGGCCGCCGGCATCCTCTCCGGTGGTGAGCGCAACCGCCTGAACCTGGCGCTGACGCTCAAGGAGGGCGGCAACCTGCTGCTCCTCGACGAGCCCACCAACGACCTCGACGTCGAGACCCTGTCCTCGCTCGAGAACGCGCTCCTGGAGTTCCCGGGTGCGGCCGTGGTCATCTCGCACGACCGCTGGTTCCTGGACCGAGTCGCCACGCACATCCTGGCGTACGAGGGCGAGTCCAAGTGGTACTGGTTCGAGGGCAACTTCGAGTCGTACGAGAAGAACAAGGTCGAGCGGCTCGGCGCGGACGCGACCCGTCCGCACCGTGCCACCTACAAGAAGCTCACCCGAGGCTGA
- a CDS encoding vWA domain-containing protein, with amino-acid sequence MANFAKPSAPRFSVEVYQNEFLAEGARDVHAIVTVTSTGGATATRTSVAPGGAAVVIMVDCSGSMEYPPEKMRGAREATAAAVDTLRDGTAFAVIAGTHVAKEVFPRRGRLAIADATTRAQAKEALRGLSSGGGTAIGTWLRLADGLLRGSTAAIRHGILLTDGRNEHEDPAVLRATLDACAGRFTCDARGVGTDWEVKEVTGIASALLGTADIVADPARLTEDFTHMMEKVMGKEVADVSLRLWTPVGAEVLYVKQVAPAVQDLTGRRTEATPRAGDYPTGSWGDESREYHVCVRVPGASVGQEMLAARAALLMPGAPGEDPAVLAQGLVRAVWTDDLAASTAINPQVAHYTGQAELAQAIQQGLEARKLGDVGGATAKLGRAVQLASSSGNADTAKLLAKVVDVVDAAAGTVRLKAKVADADEMTLETRSTQTVRVRKS; translated from the coding sequence ATGGCGAACTTCGCCAAGCCGAGCGCCCCGCGCTTCAGCGTGGAGGTGTACCAGAACGAGTTCCTCGCCGAGGGCGCCCGCGACGTCCACGCCATCGTCACGGTCACCTCCACCGGCGGGGCCACGGCCACCCGGACAAGCGTCGCCCCGGGCGGCGCCGCCGTGGTGATCATGGTCGACTGTTCCGGCTCCATGGAGTACCCGCCCGAGAAGATGCGCGGCGCCCGCGAGGCGACCGCGGCCGCCGTCGACACCCTCCGCGACGGCACCGCCTTCGCCGTGATCGCCGGGACGCACGTCGCCAAGGAGGTGTTCCCGCGGCGGGGCCGCCTCGCCATCGCCGACGCGACCACCCGCGCCCAGGCCAAGGAGGCCCTGCGCGGCCTCTCCTCCGGCGGCGGCACCGCCATCGGCACCTGGCTGCGCCTCGCCGACGGCCTGCTGCGCGGGTCCACCGCGGCGATCCGGCACGGGATCCTGCTCACCGACGGCCGCAACGAGCACGAGGACCCGGCCGTGCTGCGCGCCACGCTCGACGCCTGCGCGGGCCGTTTCACCTGTGACGCCCGCGGCGTGGGAACCGACTGGGAGGTCAAGGAGGTCACCGGCATCGCGAGCGCGCTGCTCGGCACGGCCGACATCGTGGCCGATCCGGCCCGGCTGACCGAGGACTTCACGCACATGATGGAAAAGGTCATGGGCAAGGAAGTGGCGGACGTCTCACTGCGCCTGTGGACCCCGGTGGGCGCGGAGGTCCTGTACGTCAAGCAGGTCGCTCCCGCCGTGCAGGACCTGACCGGACGCCGCACGGAGGCGACCCCGCGCGCCGGGGACTATCCGACGGGTTCCTGGGGCGACGAGTCCCGCGAGTACCACGTGTGCGTACGGGTCCCGGGCGCCTCCGTCGGCCAGGAGATGCTCGCCGCCCGCGCCGCCCTGCTCATGCCGGGGGCGCCCGGCGAGGACCCGGCCGTCCTGGCTCAAGGCCTGGTCCGCGCCGTCTGGACGGACGATCTCGCCGCGTCCACCGCCATCAACCCGCAGGTGGCCCACTACACCGGGCAGGCGGAGCTCGCGCAGGCCATCCAGCAGGGTCTGGAGGCCCGCAAACTGGGAGACGTCGGCGGGGCCACGGCCAAGCTCGGCCGGGCCGTGCAGCTGGCGAGCTCCTCGGGCAACGCCGACACCGCCAAGCTGCTCGCCAAGGTGGTGGATGTCGTCGATGCGGCGGCGGGTACTGTGCGACTGAAGGCAAAGGTCGCCGACGCGGACGAGATGACACTAGAAACGCGTTCCACTCAAACCGTTCGAGTGCGAAAATCTTGA
- a CDS encoding FHA domain-containing protein, whose protein sequence is MPTCPNGHQSASDDWCEVCGHRMAAPTGTPGAPSYGYGYPPTGEPTAQAELCPQCRTPREAMAPFCEECRYNFLTRAATSYTPLSPDLPPPPPPSRGAPAAPPAYSQDHFDYQGSRPSRVNRPAEPLQREDDWMLPPPARQDFQQPPYQQQPPPGQHQQPQHQQPPQHQQPHQPPPPQAHQQQPQAQQAPPPYQQQPSQTGQYQPPQPPPHHQQHQQHQAPQPQQSYQQPYQPQGGGSWTATIGPDRTYFMAMMQRSGPEAAGLDLPAYSPEQHLPLVGGQITIGRRRASTGESPDIDLSVPPEDPGVSHQHAVLVQQPDGSWAVVDQNSTNGTTINDGEDSIQPYVPVPLADGDRVHVGAWTTITVRRG, encoded by the coding sequence ATGCCGACCTGCCCGAACGGGCACCAGTCCGCCTCCGACGACTGGTGCGAGGTCTGCGGCCACCGCATGGCCGCCCCTACGGGCACCCCCGGGGCGCCCTCCTACGGCTACGGCTACCCTCCCACCGGCGAGCCGACCGCACAGGCCGAGCTCTGCCCGCAGTGCCGGACCCCGCGCGAGGCCATGGCCCCGTTCTGCGAGGAGTGCCGGTACAACTTCCTGACGCGCGCGGCGACCTCGTACACACCGCTCTCCCCGGACCTGCCCCCGCCGCCGCCCCCCTCCCGGGGCGCGCCCGCGGCCCCGCCGGCGTACTCCCAGGACCACTTCGACTACCAGGGCTCTCGGCCCTCGCGGGTCAACCGCCCGGCCGAGCCGCTGCAGCGCGAGGACGACTGGATGCTGCCGCCTCCGGCGCGCCAGGACTTCCAGCAGCCCCCGTACCAGCAGCAGCCGCCGCCCGGGCAGCACCAGCAGCCCCAGCACCAGCAGCCGCCGCAGCACCAGCAGCCGCACCAGCCGCCGCCCCCGCAGGCTCACCAGCAGCAGCCGCAGGCGCAGCAGGCTCCGCCGCCGTACCAGCAGCAGCCCTCGCAGACCGGGCAGTACCAGCCGCCGCAGCCGCCCCCGCACCACCAGCAGCACCAGCAGCACCAGGCGCCCCAGCCCCAGCAGTCGTACCAGCAGCCCTACCAGCCCCAGGGCGGCGGCTCCTGGACCGCGACCATCGGTCCGGACCGCACGTACTTCATGGCGATGATGCAGCGCAGCGGCCCCGAAGCGGCGGGGCTCGACCTGCCCGCGTACTCCCCCGAGCAGCACCTCCCGCTCGTCGGCGGCCAGATCACCATCGGCCGCCGCCGTGCCTCGACGGGCGAGTCCCCCGACATCGACCTGTCGGTGCCGCCGGAGGACCCGGGCGTCTCGCACCAGCACGCGGTGCTCGTCCAGCAGCCCGACGGCAGCTGGGCCGTGGTGGACCAGAACTCCACCAACGGCACCACGATCAACGACGGCGAGGACTCGATCCAGCCGTACGTGCCGGTTCCGCTCGCCGACGGGGACCGGGTCCACGTCGGTGCCTGGACCACGATCACAGTCCGGCGCGGCTGA
- a CDS encoding acyl-CoA thioesterase, with translation MARHHYRCPLRWADMDAFGHVNNVVFLRYLEEARIDFMFRLAPGEGSESFTGGSVVARHEIDYKLPLVHRHEPVLIESWVTRIGAASLTIRYEVKDEATEDGPETVYVRAETVVVPYNLAEGRPRRITAEEKLFLQEYLDEPKAQPKTGAPAGGIAA, from the coding sequence ATGGCCAGACACCACTACCGATGCCCCCTCCGCTGGGCGGACATGGATGCCTTCGGGCACGTCAACAACGTCGTCTTCCTCCGCTATCTGGAGGAGGCGCGGATCGACTTCATGTTCCGCCTCGCGCCGGGGGAGGGCAGTGAGTCCTTCACGGGCGGTTCCGTCGTGGCCCGTCACGAGATCGACTACAAGCTGCCCCTCGTGCACCGTCACGAGCCGGTGCTCATCGAGTCCTGGGTGACCCGGATAGGCGCCGCGTCCCTGACCATCCGCTACGAGGTCAAGGACGAGGCGACCGAGGACGGGCCCGAGACGGTGTACGTGCGCGCCGAGACCGTGGTCGTGCCCTACAACCTCGCTGAGGGGCGGCCCCGCCGCATCACGGCCGAGGAGAAGCTCTTCCTCCAGGAGTACCTGGACGAGCCGAAGGCACAGCCGAAGACCGGTGCCCCTGCCGGGGGCATCGCGGCATGA
- a CDS encoding HAD family hydrolase — translation MQELSEALAEVLAASRAVLFDFDGPICDVFRGLPAPGVAKELADLVALHDPQLGERARGTDDPMEVHRISVEGGPSLLGVVEDALTAAELRAVKVAGAPVAGAVQALRAARGAKWRVAVVSNNSAECVRAFLASNGIADAVDEVIGRPRLRPDLMKPAPYPLLTAAKTLGVDPAETVLIGDAVTDVAAAKAAAARSIGFANKPPKRSTLANAGADVVVLDMWVVADALALRGPEDRQD, via the coding sequence CGTGCTGTCCTCTTCGACTTCGACGGACCGATCTGTGACGTGTTCCGTGGGCTGCCGGCTCCTGGTGTCGCAAAGGAGCTAGCGGACCTCGTAGCCCTTCACGACCCGCAGCTCGGGGAGCGGGCTCGCGGGACGGACGACCCCATGGAAGTGCACCGGATCTCCGTGGAGGGTGGGCCGTCGCTGCTCGGCGTCGTGGAGGACGCTCTCACCGCCGCAGAACTCCGGGCGGTCAAGGTGGCCGGCGCACCCGTGGCGGGGGCCGTCCAGGCGCTTCGGGCGGCTCGTGGCGCGAAATGGCGCGTCGCAGTGGTGAGCAACAACTCTGCCGAGTGCGTGAGGGCGTTTCTGGCGTCCAACGGCATCGCGGATGCAGTGGACGAGGTGATCGGGCGCCCCAGGCTCCGACCGGACCTCATGAAGCCGGCGCCTTACCCGCTCCTGACCGCGGCGAAGACCCTGGGTGTCGATCCCGCAGAAACGGTCCTCATCGGGGACGCGGTGACCGACGTCGCGGCCGCCAAGGCGGCCGCCGCACGGAGCATTGGCTTCGCCAACAAGCCGCCGAAGCGGTCGACCCTGGCTAACGCCGGGGCCGACGTCGTCGTTCTCGACATGTGGGTCGTGGCGGATGCCTTGGCCTTGAGGGGGCCCGAGGATCGCCAGGACTAG
- a CDS encoding PadR family transcriptional regulator, producing MNDQALREPTLLILTAIADAPRHGYAIAQEVEKISEGRTKMRTGTLYGALERLLEQELIAVHEEEVVDGRRRRSYALAPRGREILAAEAARLARTAQEATRRLGLGGAGASFGTSLRVSVGGALGGSFGIGGAVVGS from the coding sequence GTGAATGATCAAGCTCTCCGCGAGCCGACCCTGCTGATCCTCACGGCGATCGCCGATGCCCCGCGGCACGGTTACGCGATCGCTCAGGAGGTCGAGAAGATTTCGGAAGGCCGCACCAAGATGCGCACCGGAACGCTCTACGGGGCCCTGGAGCGGCTCCTGGAACAAGAACTCATCGCCGTCCACGAGGAAGAGGTGGTCGACGGACGCAGGCGGCGCAGCTACGCGCTCGCCCCCCGCGGGCGGGAGATCCTGGCCGCAGAGGCGGCCCGGCTCGCACGCACCGCCCAGGAGGCGACCCGGCGGCTGGGACTCGGCGGGGCGGGCGCCTCCTTCGGCACCTCCCTCCGGGTCTCCGTCGGCGGCGCCCTCGGCGGCTCCTTCGGCATCGGCGGCGCGGTGGTGGGCTCATGA
- a CDS encoding globin, protein MNEIPRGTVQEQTFYELVGGEDTFRRLVHRFYQGVAEDPLLRPMYPEGDLGPAEERFALFLMQYWGGPNTYSENRGHPRLRMRHAPFQVDAAAHDAWLKHMRVAVDELALAPEHEAQLWRYLTYAAASMINTAG, encoded by the coding sequence GTGAATGAGATTCCGCGGGGCACGGTCCAGGAGCAGACCTTCTACGAACTGGTGGGCGGCGAGGACACCTTCCGCCGTCTGGTCCACCGCTTCTACCAGGGCGTCGCCGAGGACCCGTTGCTGCGCCCGATGTACCCGGAGGGGGACCTCGGGCCCGCCGAGGAGCGGTTCGCGCTGTTCCTGATGCAGTACTGGGGCGGCCCGAACACCTACAGCGAGAACCGCGGCCACCCGCGCCTGCGCATGCGGCACGCGCCCTTCCAGGTGGACGCCGCCGCGCACGACGCGTGGCTGAAGCACATGCGGGTGGCGGTGGACGAGCTCGCCCTCGCGCCGGAGCACGAGGCGCAGCTGTGGCGGTACCTGACGTACGCCGCCGCGTCGATGATCAACACCGCGGGCTAG